One genomic region from Phoenix dactylifera cultivar Barhee BC4 unplaced genomic scaffold, palm_55x_up_171113_PBpolish2nd_filt_p 001012F, whole genome shotgun sequence encodes:
- the LOC103722042 gene encoding uncharacterized protein LOC103722042 produces MVLTSLPSPNRKSQNTLFSSSPSKKLSGRDELGSWSTILERHRFLLTMMALLAFLCTIYLYFAVTLGASDPCSEKSGAEKALCEAKYSLYKGKLKLS; encoded by the coding sequence ATGGTTCTCACTTCATTACCATCTCCAAATAGGAAATCGCAAAACACATTGTTTTCATCATCCCCTTCCAAGAAGCTATCAGGTCGTGATGAATTAGGAAGCTGGTCTACCATTCTTGAGCGGCATCGTTTCCTTCTGACAATGATGGCATTGTTGGCATTTCTGTGCACAATATATCTCTACTTTGCAGTTACTTTAGGGGCCTCAGATCCCTGTTCCGAAAAGTCTGGAGCTGAGAAGGCACTTTGTGAAGCAAAATATTCTTTATACAAAGGAAAATTGAAATTATCTTAA